The Nocardioides humi genome includes a region encoding these proteins:
- a CDS encoding LacI family DNA-binding transcriptional regulator, with translation MTIGVVIPDFSNPIWASLLAGLGETLQERDYTPVIIETKDDRRRFDRALEILTDRRVDGMINAAVRLTDKKRLTAFVARTPTVLAGRDLPGLDVPKVLVDDVRGGELAVSHLVQRGHRSIVQICGPGSVGPFKSRAEGAQAVVERSGDSVALHSHVVDQPTVDEADRVMSAALAAGPAFTSVFAHNDLMAIGALQAIRRAGMRCPDDVSVVGYNDNPLSQHLAPSLTTISLPFVQTGRTAADTLLSKLLHNDPPVVTTLQPSLIVRDSTAAAR, from the coding sequence ATGACGATCGGCGTGGTGATCCCCGACTTCAGCAACCCCATCTGGGCGTCGCTCCTGGCCGGCCTCGGCGAGACCCTGCAGGAGCGCGACTACACGCCGGTGATCATCGAGACCAAGGACGATCGACGACGGTTCGATCGTGCTCTGGAGATCCTGACGGATCGACGGGTGGACGGCATGATCAACGCGGCGGTGCGGCTCACCGACAAGAAGCGGCTGACTGCTTTCGTCGCCAGGACACCGACCGTCCTCGCCGGTCGTGACCTGCCCGGCCTGGACGTGCCGAAGGTGCTCGTCGATGACGTCAGGGGCGGCGAGCTGGCCGTCTCCCACCTGGTCCAGCGTGGACATCGGAGCATCGTCCAGATCTGCGGTCCTGGTTCCGTGGGCCCCTTCAAGAGCAGGGCGGAAGGGGCGCAGGCGGTCGTGGAGAGGTCGGGCGATTCCGTCGCACTCCACAGTCATGTCGTCGACCAGCCGACGGTCGACGAAGCCGATCGAGTCATGTCCGCAGCCCTCGCGGCCGGCCCCGCGTTCACGTCGGTGTTCGCCCACAACGACCTGATGGCCATCGGCGCCCTGCAGGCGATCCGGCGGGCAGGGATGCGCTGTCCCGACGATGTCTCGGTCGTCGGCTACAACGACAACCCGCTCAGCCAGCATCTCGCACCCTCCCTCACGACGATCTCGCTGCCGTTCGTCCAGACCGGCCGTACCGCCGCGGACACGCTGCTGTCGAAGCTCCTTCACAATGACCCTCCGGTGGTCACGACCCTCCAACCCAGTCTCATCGTCCGTGACTCGACAGCTGCCGCACGATGA
- a CDS encoding MBL fold metallo-hydrolase gives MNVPGGFDLPLVPDGARGPEVPASGYLVDEVTGGIHWITDGGYQCAFVVHDHGVVAIDAPPCLGSLVTRAIRDVTDKPITHVVYSHFHGDHIGAVDQFPSGAVRVAHQDTWGKLKEAGDPARRLPDVTFGDSHRLEVGGQVLDLVYRGDNHAPGNIFIHAPQHRVLMLVDVIYPGWVPFTNIAQSKNIPGFMAHHDHALEFDFDTMITGHLTRLGTREDVEIQREYMHDVRDAAQHALEITAEKRDVARAEVGTEHIYRYFKTMYEAAAAEAAKPVLDKWLGRLGGVDTLGVNHTLTMYHSLRLDENAQPSVVFFPPAAAGGCVDHNH, from the coding sequence ATGAACGTTCCTGGAGGATTCGACCTGCCGTTGGTTCCCGATGGCGCCCGCGGGCCGGAGGTCCCCGCCTCGGGCTACCTGGTCGACGAGGTGACCGGTGGCATCCATTGGATCACCGACGGCGGCTACCAGTGCGCGTTCGTCGTGCACGACCACGGTGTCGTGGCGATCGACGCGCCCCCATGCCTCGGGAGCCTGGTCACGCGAGCGATCCGGGACGTGACGGACAAGCCGATCACCCACGTCGTCTACTCGCACTTCCACGGCGACCACATCGGCGCGGTCGACCAGTTCCCGAGCGGGGCTGTCCGGGTCGCGCACCAGGACACGTGGGGGAAGCTGAAGGAGGCCGGTGACCCGGCGCGAAGGCTCCCGGACGTGACGTTCGGGGACTCACACCGCCTCGAGGTCGGTGGGCAGGTCCTGGACCTCGTCTACCGCGGCGACAACCATGCACCGGGCAACATCTTCATCCACGCACCGCAGCACCGCGTGCTGATGCTCGTCGACGTCATCTACCCGGGTTGGGTGCCGTTCACCAACATCGCGCAGTCGAAGAACATCCCAGGGTTCATGGCGCACCACGACCACGCGCTCGAGTTCGACTTCGACACCATGATCACCGGACACCTCACGCGGCTCGGCACGCGTGAGGACGTCGAGATCCAACGCGAGTACATGCACGACGTCCGTGACGCCGCACAGCATGCGCTGGAGATCACCGCGGAGAAGCGCGACGTCGCCCGCGCGGAGGTGGGGACCGAGCACATCTACCGCTACTTCAAGACCATGTACGAGGCCGCGGCGGCGGAGGCTGCGAAGCCGGTCCTCGACAAGTGGCTCGGTCGCCTCGGAGGTGTGGACACCCTGGGCGTCAACCACACGCTGACGATGTATCACAGCCTCCGTCTCGATGAGAACGCCCAACCATCGGTCGTCTTCTTCCCGCCCGCCGCTGCCGGCGGCTGCGTCGACCACAACCACTGA
- a CDS encoding VOC family protein, which produces MPTFGIKRVDHIGITVPDLEQAREFFEQVLGFEYLYRLGPLRGDGTWMSDHLNVPDDAVAPRIYFFRVGEQAMLEVFEYQAPAQRRDVPLNSDVGGHHIAFYVDDLDAAADELRARGVRVLAGPTASKGPHEGQRWVYFVSPWGLNCELVSYPNGKAYLKTPEAFD; this is translated from the coding sequence ATGCCCACGTTCGGCATCAAGCGCGTCGATCACATCGGCATCACCGTTCCCGACCTCGAGCAGGCTCGTGAGTTCTTCGAGCAGGTCCTCGGCTTCGAGTACCTCTACCGGCTCGGGCCGCTCCGCGGCGACGGCACCTGGATGAGTGACCACCTCAACGTGCCGGACGATGCCGTCGCCCCCCGCATCTACTTCTTCCGGGTGGGGGAGCAGGCGATGCTCGAGGTCTTCGAGTACCAGGCCCCTGCGCAGCGGCGCGACGTCCCGCTGAACAGCGACGTCGGTGGCCACCACATCGCGTTCTATGTCGACGACCTCGACGCTGCGGCCGACGAGCTGCGGGCGCGCGGCGTGCGGGTGCTCGCGGGTCCGACCGCGAGCAAGGGACCGCACGAGGGCCAGCGCTGGGTGTACTTCGTGTCGCCCTGGGGCCTCAACTGCGAGCTGGTGTCGTACCCGAACGGCAAGGCGTACCTCAAGACGCCCGAAGCATTCGACTGA
- a CDS encoding bifunctional 5,10-methylenetetrahydrofolate dehydrogenase/5,10-methenyltetrahydrofolate cyclohydrolase, producing MDVTSQVLDGVAVAKEILKGVSRRASVLRDAGRAPRLATVLVGDDDASKTYVRMKVNRCSEVGIESVRIDLDAEISTPVLVAQIEALSADPAIDGILLQHPVPGHIDERAAFEAIDPAKDVDGVTRTSFAAMALGNPGFQSCTPGGILRLLDAYEIPLEGRHAVVVGRSHILGLPMGMLLLGRDATVTYCHSRTRGLAEILGRADVVVAAVGTPELVRARWLKPGAVVVDAGYSAGDRGDVEQPAAREVAGWLSPVPGGVGPMTIAMLLEQTVTAAERRAGG from the coding sequence ATGGATGTGACCAGCCAGGTCCTCGACGGCGTTGCGGTCGCGAAGGAGATCCTGAAGGGGGTGTCCCGTCGGGCCTCGGTCCTGCGGGACGCGGGTCGGGCGCCGCGCTTGGCGACGGTGCTGGTCGGAGATGACGACGCGTCGAAGACCTATGTGCGGATGAAGGTCAACAGGTGCTCCGAGGTAGGGATCGAGTCCGTCCGGATCGACCTCGACGCGGAGATCTCGACGCCTGTTCTCGTGGCGCAGATCGAGGCGCTGTCGGCCGATCCCGCGATCGACGGCATTCTGCTCCAGCATCCCGTGCCCGGCCACATCGACGAGCGCGCCGCATTCGAGGCGATCGATCCAGCCAAGGACGTCGACGGCGTGACGCGGACGTCGTTCGCTGCGATGGCGCTGGGCAACCCGGGCTTCCAGTCCTGCACGCCGGGCGGGATCCTCCGTCTGCTCGACGCGTACGAGATACCGCTCGAAGGGAGGCATGCGGTGGTGGTGGGACGCAGCCACATCCTCGGACTGCCGATGGGGATGCTTCTCCTCGGGAGGGACGCGACGGTCACGTACTGCCATTCCCGTACTCGCGGGCTGGCCGAGATCCTCGGTCGTGCCGACGTCGTGGTCGCAGCGGTGGGAACGCCCGAGCTGGTTCGTGCCCGCTGGCTCAAGCCGGGAGCGGTGGTCGTCGACGCCGGATACAGCGCCGGCGACCGCGGTGACGTGGAGCAGCCGGCCGCCCGCGAGGTTGCCGGATGGCTGTCGCCCGTCCCCGGCGGGGTCGGTCCGATGACCATCGCCATGCTGCTCGAGCAGACGGTGACGGCGGCGGAACGCCGCGCTGGCGGCTGA
- the folP gene encoding dihydropteroate synthase has product MRALAIRPQIVGIVNVTTDSFSDGGLYVDRENAVAHALRLVAEGADIVDIGGESTRPGAARVPEEVELSRVIPVVGELARAGVKVSIDTMRSRVAELAIEAGAAVVNDVSGGLADRRMASVVRDGEVLFVVTHWRGHSERMLRRARYSDVVAEVRNELRMRRDAIVAQGVEPDLVVLDPGIGFAKTSEQSWTLLGALPSLRGLGHPLMVGVSRKSLLRAIGDDLDLAERDQASALLAALVAAHASYLRVHDVASTVLALRVVDRLIGDPAR; this is encoded by the coding sequence ATGCGCGCCCTGGCAATCCGCCCGCAGATCGTGGGGATCGTCAACGTGACGACGGACTCCTTCTCGGACGGCGGCCTCTACGTCGATCGGGAGAACGCGGTAGCGCACGCCCTGCGGCTCGTCGCAGAGGGGGCGGACATCGTCGACATCGGTGGCGAGTCGACGCGCCCGGGAGCGGCGCGCGTTCCCGAGGAGGTCGAGCTGAGCAGGGTCATCCCGGTGGTGGGCGAGCTTGCCCGCGCAGGAGTGAAGGTCAGCATCGACACCATGCGGTCCCGAGTCGCCGAGCTCGCCATCGAGGCCGGGGCAGCCGTCGTGAACGACGTGAGTGGGGGACTCGCCGACCGGCGCATGGCGAGCGTCGTGCGAGACGGCGAGGTGCTCTTCGTCGTGACTCACTGGAGGGGGCACAGTGAGCGGATGCTGCGGCGCGCGCGGTACAGCGATGTCGTCGCCGAGGTGCGGAACGAGCTCCGGATGCGCAGGGACGCGATCGTGGCCCAGGGTGTGGAGCCGGATCTGGTCGTCCTCGATCCCGGGATCGGGTTCGCCAAGACGAGCGAGCAGAGCTGGACACTGCTGGGCGCGTTGCCTTCCCTCCGTGGCCTGGGCCACCCCCTCATGGTCGGCGTCTCGCGGAAGTCGCTCCTCCGAGCGATCGGCGACGACCTCGACCTGGCCGAGCGCGACCAGGCGTCAGCGCTCCTCGCCGCCCTGGTCGCGGCGCACGCGTCGTACCTCCGGGTCCACGACGTCGCGTCGACGGTCCTCGCGCTGCGGGTGGTCGACCGGCTGATCGGAGACCCGGCTCGATGA
- a CDS encoding chorismate-binding protein has product MSGASTGVVAGGWFGILGYQLGAVLEDLPAKPERDAPRAECDLAFYDQVLRYVAKTGEWYFEALVLEDEGRLRRQYAAVVEALTARPARARRGYVFGDFHTTPSVAAHREAVSRVIEHIAAGDIFQANACLRLDASFAGDPLEVFISGAEALRPAYAAFVDADDGAVASLSPSSTCGAVAARCERPRSRGPRRSPPTRPTWRARGRSGRRTS; this is encoded by the coding sequence GTGAGCGGCGCCTCCACCGGCGTCGTGGCCGGAGGCTGGTTCGGGATCCTGGGCTACCAGCTCGGCGCGGTGCTCGAGGACCTCCCCGCGAAGCCCGAGCGTGACGCCCCACGGGCGGAATGCGATCTGGCGTTCTACGACCAGGTGCTGAGGTACGTCGCCAAGACGGGCGAGTGGTACTTCGAGGCGCTCGTGCTGGAGGACGAAGGTCGCCTGCGGCGTCAGTACGCGGCGGTCGTGGAGGCGCTGACCGCGCGACCAGCGCGTGCGCGACGGGGGTACGTCTTCGGGGATTTCCACACGACTCCCTCCGTCGCAGCGCATCGGGAGGCCGTCTCCCGGGTCATCGAGCACATCGCGGCCGGCGACATCTTCCAGGCCAATGCGTGCCTGCGGCTCGACGCATCCTTCGCCGGTGATCCGCTGGAGGTCTTCATCTCGGGAGCCGAGGCGCTCCGCCCGGCCTATGCCGCCTTCGTGGACGCGGACGACGGAGCGGTCGCCAGCCTCTCCCCGAGCTCTACCTGCGGCGCCGTGGCCGCGAGGTGCGAACGGCCCCGATCAAGGGGACCGCGTCGATCGCCTCCGACCCGGCCGACCTGGAGAGCTCGCGGAAGGAGCGGGCGGAGAACGTCATGA
- a CDS encoding chorismate-binding protein: protein MRTAPIKGTASIASDPADLESSRKERAENVMIVDLMRNDLGRICAPGTVEVEDVAEVRAQAGVWHLVSRIRGEIADGVDDRAIIEATFPPGSVTGAPKIRAMEVIGSVETAAREVYTGAIGWSGPTGMEFNVAIRTFEFGAGRAVLGVGAGIVADSVPDGEVDECLVKAAPLLDAVGARLAPDAQRAFAGLRSSAGPAPVGSRTVGAPRLLDDVGDRGEGRIHVLDEHVVVDWGRRPPSGGVRIVDLLRRSGLPVEIRPLAAGERSRVSEEFGFELLGRSAVPEVRSRLAAAGPLQRWLEDAVARAAPTDPPPHRGVAGRTSRILLVDNYDSFVFNVAQCLLELGALVEVVRNDRLDVDALARSTGERWDGVVVSPGPGDPSDAGACVELIRRLPPALPLLGVCLGHQAIGAAFGARIVRAPRPAHGCRSLVHHDGSGVFAGTDGPILAGRYHSLVIDEGSLVGTALEVTARTPSGLVMGVRHRDRPIEGIQFHPESILTPRGRDLLGAFLDRVRAAPTGTRSARSAAPEGGALVHGDVQ from the coding sequence GTGCGAACGGCCCCGATCAAGGGGACCGCGTCGATCGCCTCCGACCCGGCCGACCTGGAGAGCTCGCGGAAGGAGCGGGCGGAGAACGTCATGATCGTGGACCTCATGCGCAACGATCTCGGCAGGATCTGTGCCCCGGGCACGGTCGAGGTGGAGGACGTGGCCGAGGTCCGCGCGCAGGCCGGCGTCTGGCACCTGGTCTCTCGGATCCGGGGCGAGATCGCGGACGGCGTGGACGACCGAGCCATCATCGAGGCCACCTTCCCGCCCGGTTCGGTCACCGGCGCTCCGAAGATCCGGGCGATGGAGGTGATCGGCTCGGTCGAGACGGCCGCTCGCGAGGTGTACACCGGCGCCATCGGCTGGTCCGGTCCCACGGGCATGGAGTTCAACGTGGCGATCCGCACCTTCGAGTTCGGCGCCGGTCGGGCCGTTCTCGGAGTCGGTGCAGGCATCGTTGCCGACTCGGTTCCTGACGGAGAGGTCGACGAGTGCCTCGTCAAGGCGGCCCCTCTCCTCGATGCCGTCGGCGCGAGGTTGGCACCCGACGCGCAGCGAGCATTCGCCGGGCTGAGGTCTTCTGCCGGGCCTGCGCCGGTGGGATCGCGGACGGTGGGCGCGCCGCGGCTCCTGGACGACGTCGGTGATCGGGGCGAGGGCCGGATCCACGTCCTCGACGAGCATGTCGTCGTCGACTGGGGTCGCCGTCCCCCATCCGGCGGCGTACGCATCGTGGACCTGCTCCGGCGCTCCGGCCTCCCCGTGGAGATCCGCCCGCTGGCGGCCGGCGAGAGGTCGCGGGTGAGCGAGGAGTTCGGCTTCGAGCTGCTCGGTCGCTCGGCCGTGCCGGAGGTGCGCTCCCGGCTGGCGGCGGCCGGACCGCTCCAGCGCTGGCTGGAGGACGCCGTCGCTCGCGCCGCGCCGACCGACCCGCCGCCGCACCGAGGTGTCGCCGGTCGGACGAGCAGGATCCTGCTCGTGGACAACTACGACTCCTTCGTGTTCAACGTGGCTCAGTGTCTCCTCGAGCTGGGTGCCCTCGTGGAGGTGGTCCGCAACGATCGGCTCGACGTCGACGCGCTCGCCCGGTCGACGGGCGAGCGGTGGGACGGGGTGGTGGTGTCGCCCGGCCCCGGCGATCCGAGCGACGCGGGAGCGTGTGTGGAGCTGATCCGCAGGCTGCCTCCTGCTCTGCCGCTCCTCGGGGTGTGCCTGGGCCACCAGGCGATCGGAGCCGCTTTCGGTGCGCGGATCGTGCGTGCTCCGCGACCGGCGCACGGTTGCCGGTCGCTCGTTCACCACGACGGTTCAGGGGTGTTCGCCGGCACGGACGGCCCGATCCTGGCGGGTCGCTACCACTCGCTGGTGATCGACGAGGGGTCTCTCGTCGGCACCGCGCTCGAGGTCACCGCGCGCACACCGTCAGGTCTGGTGATGGGGGTCCGACATCGCGACCGGCCGATCGAAGGCATCCAGTTCCACCCGGAGTCGATCCTGACGCCGCGCGGTCGGGACCTGCTCGGTGCGTTCCTCGACCGGGTGCGCGCAGCCCCGACCGGTACGCGGTCGGCTCGGAGCGCAGCACCGGAGGGTGGAGCGCTTGTCCATGGCGACGTACAGTGA
- a CDS encoding AraC family transcriptional regulator yields MARDIVSTFLAPHHLTVAEGRERFRAVGDHVELGAVSLAYVSYGTEVVIDRGGSQDYVGVVVPLSGSVVVRQAGQEVVATNGGSFAAVASEPNLHMRWSADSQALVLRAQTGALRALADRIAPYGRHDALTFRPSRVVGSEAAVLAGLTELLVHLCQACGPPEAMPGLIRRHLGEQALVAILLAVPNSSTEQLLDQTPGLRSSVRRVLDLVAAETEATYTVSALATAAGVGVRALEVAFRRDLGTTPHAFLQRVRLEKARQELLAAGGNPGTTVTAVAVRWGFSNVGRFAGLYQQHFGVLPSQTLNRRG; encoded by the coding sequence GTGGCCCGTGACATCGTCTCGACCTTCCTCGCGCCTCATCACCTCACCGTGGCCGAGGGCCGGGAGCGCTTCCGCGCGGTCGGCGACCACGTCGAGCTCGGCGCCGTGTCCCTCGCGTATGTCTCCTACGGCACCGAGGTCGTGATCGACCGGGGAGGAAGCCAGGACTATGTGGGTGTCGTGGTGCCGCTCAGCGGGTCCGTCGTCGTCCGACAGGCCGGTCAGGAGGTCGTCGCGACGAACGGGGGCTCCTTCGCCGCCGTGGCGAGCGAGCCGAACCTCCACATGCGGTGGAGCGCTGACAGCCAGGCGCTCGTCCTGCGTGCGCAGACCGGCGCGCTGCGCGCGCTGGCTGACCGGATCGCACCGTACGGCAGGCACGATGCGCTCACCTTCAGGCCGTCGAGGGTGGTGGGATCCGAGGCTGCCGTGCTGGCCGGACTCACCGAGTTGCTGGTCCACCTCTGTCAGGCCTGCGGGCCACCCGAGGCGATGCCGGGCCTGATCAGGCGCCATCTGGGTGAACAGGCGCTGGTCGCGATCCTCCTGGCCGTTCCGAACTCCAGCACCGAGCAGCTCCTCGACCAGACTCCCGGCCTGCGCTCCTCTGTCCGCCGCGTGCTGGACCTGGTCGCGGCCGAGACCGAGGCGACGTACACGGTGAGCGCCCTGGCAACGGCGGCCGGGGTCGGAGTGCGGGCACTCGAGGTCGCGTTCAGGCGAGATCTGGGTACGACGCCGCATGCGTTCCTCCAGCGCGTGCGCCTCGAGAAGGCGCGACAGGAGCTGCTGGCGGCCGGTGGGAACCCGGGGACGACGGTGACCGCGGTGGCCGTCCGCTGGGGCTTCTCGAACGTCGGCCGGTTCGCCGGTCTCTACCAGCAGCACTTCGGCGTGCTGCCTTCGCAGACGCTCAACCGCCGGGGCTGA
- a CDS encoding MFS transporter: MVQPVTTSSTVVDRMSRAQVVAVGICLLIAVLDGLDAQLIAYAAPSIVKEFGFGPASFGVVFSSSLLGMALGSVVFGMLADRIGRKPVMVVATSTFAFATLLIPAYADSISSFMVIRFLAGIGLGGVTPSLIAMIAENTPLRSRSMSVTAAVGCLSLGAFFGGIVARWMIPAHGWRSIFVVGGVVPLVLVVVMMVGLRRLETSVPKEGATAGSSSPAELFRSGRGGSTLVLWTVFFANLLVMYALLNWLPTLFVKAGHSEGTATIGGSLFALGGFAGGVVIGLLMDRLGRPHAILVLAYVLGLIGIATVATADRTALLMLGIVLAGVGVVGGQTGISALAVALYPPRVRGAGVGWAYAIGRVGSIVGPTLSGLLVASGLEVNAIIGTAAIPAAVAGLGVVVLAALGVRRIRGAAPVSSSV; the protein is encoded by the coding sequence ATGGTGCAACCCGTCACCACATCGTCAACCGTCGTCGACCGGATGTCGCGCGCGCAGGTCGTCGCCGTCGGCATCTGCCTGCTCATCGCCGTGCTCGATGGACTCGATGCGCAGCTCATCGCCTATGCGGCGCCGTCGATCGTCAAGGAGTTCGGTTTCGGGCCGGCCTCCTTCGGGGTCGTGTTCTCCTCCAGTCTGCTCGGGATGGCGCTCGGCAGCGTCGTCTTCGGCATGCTGGCCGACCGCATCGGTCGCAAGCCGGTCATGGTCGTCGCGACGTCGACCTTCGCCTTCGCCACACTGCTCATCCCGGCGTACGCCGACAGCATCTCCTCGTTCATGGTGATCCGATTCCTCGCCGGAATCGGGCTTGGGGGCGTGACGCCGAGCTTGATCGCGATGATCGCCGAGAACACGCCGCTCCGCTCGCGCTCGATGTCGGTCACGGCCGCCGTGGGTTGTCTCTCCCTGGGCGCCTTCTTCGGCGGCATCGTCGCGCGCTGGATGATCCCCGCCCATGGCTGGCGCTCGATCTTCGTCGTCGGTGGGGTCGTTCCACTGGTCCTCGTCGTGGTGATGATGGTCGGGCTCCGGCGTCTGGAGACCTCGGTGCCGAAGGAAGGCGCCACCGCAGGATCGTCGTCGCCCGCTGAGCTCTTCCGATCCGGTCGCGGTGGCAGCACGCTGGTCCTGTGGACGGTCTTCTTCGCGAACCTGCTCGTCATGTACGCGCTGCTCAACTGGCTGCCCACGTTGTTCGTGAAGGCGGGGCACTCCGAGGGGACCGCGACCATCGGCGGCTCCCTGTTCGCGCTCGGCGGTTTCGCCGGGGGCGTCGTCATCGGCCTTCTCATGGACCGACTCGGTCGGCCCCACGCCATCCTGGTCCTCGCCTACGTGCTCGGGTTGATCGGCATCGCGACCGTCGCCACCGCGGACCGGACGGCGCTGCTCATGCTCGGGATCGTCCTGGCGGGCGTCGGCGTGGTCGGGGGCCAGACGGGAATCAGCGCGCTGGCTGTCGCGCTCTACCCGCCGCGGGTCCGCGGTGCGGGCGTCGGCTGGGCGTACGCGATCGGCCGGGTCGGGTCGATCGTGGGGCCGACCCTCAGCGGGCTCCTCGTCGCCTCAGGGCTCGAGGTGAACGCGATCATCGGCACCGCCGCCATTCCGGCAGCGGTGGCAGGGCTGGGCGTCGTGGTGCTTGCTGCGCTCGGCGTGCGGCGGATCCGCGGTGCAGCGCCGGTCTCGTCATCGGTCTGA
- a CDS encoding carboxymuconolactone decarboxylase family protein encodes MAMVPLTADDDFAAADRPVLDAGVSAYGQILHTWSAIGNSPGLLSAYLPFVRRVAGPGRLDQRIKELTAVRVAVLNHCRYTASHRCTSAVKAGVREDELVAVARGSFDRFDEREQVALMLAEEMTIAPPVVPWEISASGITADLRTRAQQLFDPAELVELAMGIGLWNALARFHRLMEFELDLPDAPAGVVEHL; translated from the coding sequence ATGGCCATGGTCCCCCTCACCGCGGACGACGACTTCGCCGCGGCCGACCGCCCGGTGCTGGACGCGGGCGTGAGCGCCTACGGGCAGATCCTCCACACCTGGTCCGCGATCGGGAACAGCCCCGGCCTGCTCTCGGCGTACCTGCCCTTCGTACGTCGCGTCGCGGGCCCCGGACGCCTCGACCAGCGCATCAAGGAGCTGACGGCCGTTCGCGTCGCCGTCCTCAACCACTGCCGCTACACCGCGAGCCACCGCTGCACCTCCGCGGTCAAGGCGGGGGTGCGGGAGGACGAGCTGGTCGCTGTCGCGCGAGGCTCGTTCGACCGGTTCGACGAGCGTGAGCAGGTCGCCCTCATGCTGGCCGAGGAGATGACGATCGCGCCCCCTGTCGTCCCGTGGGAGATCAGTGCGAGTGGCATCACGGCGGACCTGCGCACCCGGGCGCAGCAGCTGTTCGACCCTGCCGAGCTGGTCGAGCTCGCCATGGGCATCGGCCTGTGGAACGCCCTGGCCCGGTTCCATCGCTTGATGGAGTTCGAGCTCGACCTGCCGGACGCACCTGCGGGTGTCGTCGAGCACCTCTGA
- a CDS encoding DHA2 family efflux MFS transporter permease subunit has translation MSAPASPESLGNADDDRITPEILKVAGVVVLGSIMAILDTTVVNVALPTFITEFEVDAYSTVAWTITGYTLALAAVIPATGWAADRFGTKRLYIAALTLFTLGSVLCATAWSIESLILFRVLQGLGGGMLMPLGMTIMTKAAGPHRIGRLMAILGIPMLLGPILGPIVGGWLIDAASWHWIFLINLPLGIAAIVYALWALPGDAPEPSESFDVIGMLLMSPGLALFLYGVSSIPDEGTVAATKVLVPGLIGLALVIGFVFWAFRPEHPLLDLRLFQDRNLTVATIVMFLFAASFFGALLLVPTYFQQVRGESVLKAGLLVAPQGIGAMLTMPLAGTLADKVPVGRIVPFGFIGIIVGVGGLAFSTSVDTPYWQIIVFLFIMGLGMGGTMMPVFTSALKTLRTHQVARGSTLINVLQQVASSVGVAVMSVVLTNQQKASADLAGSFRAPYLLAAIALVLTLIPVAFLPRRREESHLLDDEESGGTPVVLH, from the coding sequence ATGTCCGCGCCAGCCAGTCCCGAGTCGCTCGGCAACGCCGACGACGACCGGATCACCCCGGAGATCCTCAAGGTCGCCGGCGTCGTCGTCCTCGGGTCGATCATGGCGATCCTCGACACGACGGTCGTGAACGTCGCGCTGCCGACCTTCATCACCGAGTTCGAGGTCGACGCGTACTCCACGGTCGCGTGGACGATCACCGGCTACACGCTGGCGCTCGCGGCGGTCATCCCGGCCACGGGCTGGGCGGCCGACCGGTTCGGCACGAAGCGGCTCTATATCGCGGCGCTGACGCTGTTCACGCTCGGCTCGGTGCTGTGCGCGACGGCGTGGAGCATCGAGTCGCTCATCCTGTTCCGGGTGCTGCAGGGCCTCGGCGGCGGCATGCTGATGCCGCTCGGCATGACGATCATGACCAAGGCGGCGGGGCCGCACCGGATCGGGCGGCTGATGGCGATCCTCGGCATCCCGATGCTGCTGGGACCGATCCTGGGGCCGATCGTCGGCGGCTGGCTGATCGACGCCGCCTCGTGGCACTGGATCTTCCTGATCAACCTGCCGCTGGGCATCGCGGCGATCGTCTACGCCCTGTGGGCGCTGCCGGGCGACGCCCCCGAGCCGAGCGAGTCCTTCGACGTCATCGGCATGCTGCTGATGTCACCCGGTCTCGCGCTCTTCCTGTACGGCGTCTCGAGCATCCCCGATGAGGGGACCGTGGCGGCGACGAAGGTGCTCGTGCCCGGCCTCATCGGACTGGCGCTGGTCATCGGGTTCGTGTTCTGGGCGTTCCGGCCCGAGCACCCACTGCTCGACCTGCGGCTGTTCCAGGACCGCAACCTCACCGTCGCGACCATCGTCATGTTCCTGTTCGCTGCCTCGTTCTTCGGCGCGCTGCTGCTGGTGCCGACGTACTTCCAGCAGGTCCGCGGCGAGAGCGTGCTCAAGGCCGGTCTCCTGGTGGCGCCGCAGGGCATCGGGGCCATGCTGACGATGCCGTTGGCGGGCACCCTCGCCGACAAGGTGCCGGTCGGCCGGATCGTGCCGTTCGGGTTCATCGGGATCATCGTCGGCGTGGGCGGCCTGGCGTTCAGCACCTCGGTGGACACGCCGTACTGGCAGATCATCGTGTTCCTGTTCATCATGGGCCTCGGCATGGGCGGCACGATGATGCCGGTCTTCACCTCCGCCCTGAAGACGCTGCGGACCCACCAGGTCGCCCGCGGCTCCACGCTGATCAACGTGCTCCAGCAGGTCGCGAGCTCGGTGGGCGTCGCGGTGATGTCGGTCGTGCTCACCAACCAGCAGAAGGCGTCGGCCGACCTCGCCGGCTCCTTCCGGGCGCCGTACCTCCTCGCCGCGATCGCGCTGGTCCTCACCCTGATCCCCGTCGCGTTCCTGCCGCGCAGGCGCGAGGAGTCCCACCTGCTCGACGACGAGGAGTCGGGCGGGACGCCGGTCGTCCTGCACTGA